In Equus asinus isolate D_3611 breed Donkey chromosome 13, EquAss-T2T_v2, whole genome shotgun sequence, one DNA window encodes the following:
- the WSB1 gene encoding WD repeat and SOCS box-containing protein 1 encodes MASFPLRVNEKEIVRSRTIGELLAPVAPFDKKCGRENWTVAFAPDGSYFAWSQGHRTVKLVPWSQCLKNFLLHGTKNITNSSSLRLSRQNSDGGQKNKPREHIIDCGDIVWSLAFGSSVPEKQSRCVNIEWHRFRFGQDQLLLATGLNNGRIKIWDVYTGKLLLNLVDHTEVVRDLTFAPDGSLILVSASRDKSLRVWDLKDDGNMMKVLRGHQNWVYSCAFSPDSSMLCSVGASKAVFLWNMDKYTMIRKLEGHHHDVVACDFSPDGALLATASYDTRVYIWDPHTGGILMEFGHLFPPPTPIFAGGANDRWVRSVSFSHDGLHVASLADDKMVRFWRIDEDYPVQVAPLSNGLCCAFSTDGSVLAAGTHDGSVYFWATPRQVPSLQHLCRMSIRRVMPTQEVQELPIPSKVVEFLSYRI; translated from the exons ATGGCCAGCTTTCCCCTGAGGGTCAACGAGAAAGAGATCG tgagatCACGTACTATAGGTGAACTTTTAGCTCCAGTAGCTCCTTTTGACAAGAAATGTGGTCGTGAAAATTGGACTGTTGCTTTTGCTCCAGATGGTTCTTACTTTGCTTGGTCACAAGGACATCGTACGGTAAAGCTTGTTCCGTGGTCCCAGTGCCTTAAGAACTT tctCTTGCATGGCACCAAGAATATTACGAATTCAAGCAGTTTGAGATTGTCAAGACAAAATAGCGATGGTGGTCAGAAAAATAAGCCTCGTGAACATATTATAGACTGTGGCGATATAGTCTGGAGTCTTGCTTTTGGATCCTCGGTTCCAGAAAAACAGAGTCGCTGTGTAAATATAGAATGGCATCGATTCCGATTTGGACAAGATCAGCTCCTCCTTGCCACAGGGTTAAACAATGGGCGTATCAAAATATGGGATGTATATACAG GAAAACTCCTCCTTAACTTGGTAGATCATACTGAAGTGGTCAGAGATTTAACTTTTGCTCCAGATGGGAGCTTAATCCTAGTGTCTGCTTCAAGAGACAAAAGTCTGAGAGTGTGGGACCTGAAGGATGATG GAAACATGATGAAAGTATTGAGGGGCCATCAGAACTGGGTATACAGCTGTGCATTCTCTCCTGACTCTTCTATGCTGTGTTCAGTGGGAGCCAGTAAAGCA GTTTTCCTTTGGAATATGGATAAATATACCATGATCCGGAAACTAGAAGGACATCACCATGATGTTGTAGCTTGTGACTTTTCTCCTGATGGAGCATTACTGGCTACTGCATCTTATGATACTCGAGTGTATATCTGGGATCCGCATACTGGAGGCATTCTGATGGAATTTGG GCACCTGTTTCCCCCACCTACTCCAATATTTGCTGGAGGAGCAAATGACCGATGGGTACGATCTGTATCTTTTAGTCATGATGGACTGCATGTTGCAAGCCTTGCTGATGATAA aatGGTGAGGTTCTGGAGAATTGACGAGGATTATCCTGTGCAAGTCGCACCTTTGAGCAATGGTCTTTGCTGTGCCTTTTCTACTGATGGCAGTGTTTTAGCTGCTGG gaCACATGATGGAAGTGTGTATTTTTGGGCAACTCCGAGGCAAGTCCCTAGCCTTCAACATTTATGTCGCATGTCAATCCGGAGAGTGATGCCCACCCAAGAAGTCCAGGAGCTGCCAATTCCTTCCAAAGTTGTGGAGTTTCTCTCCTATCGTATTTAG